A single Triticum dicoccoides isolate Atlit2015 ecotype Zavitan chromosome 2A, WEW_v2.0, whole genome shotgun sequence DNA region contains:
- the LOC119355902 gene encoding elongation factor G-2, chloroplastic-like, whose translation MAAEALPRAAAPARRPSVAAASASRLLLGHRPFLAPSASRFAAGRAAVAGPAASLRPRPRRPRLSVVAMAGNDRQVPLEDYRNIGIMAHIDAGKTTTTERILYYTGRNYKIGEVHEGTATMDWMEQEQERGITITSAATTAVWDKHRINIIDTPGHVDFTLEVERALRVLDGAICLFDSVAGVEPQSETVWRQADKYGVPRICFVNKMDRLGANFFRTRDMIVANLGAKPLVIQLPIGSEDNFQGVVDLIRMKAIVWTGEELGAQFSYQDIPADLEELAQDYRLQMIETIVELDDEAMEGYLEGKEPDEATVKRLIRKGTIGASFVPILCGSAFKNKGVQPLLDAVVDYLPSPLDLPPMKGTDPDDPELILERRPSDDEPFSGLAFKIMTDPYVGSLTFVRIYSGKLIAGSYVLNSNKDKKERIGRLLEMHANSKEDITVAVTGDIVALAGLKDTITGETLCDPDNLVVLERMEFPDPVIKVAIEPKTKADADKMANGLIKLAQEDPSFHFSRDEETNQTVIEGMGELHLDIIVDRLKREFKVEANVGAPQVNYRESISKIAEIQYVHKKQSGGSGQFADIIVRFEPMEAGSGYEFKSEIKGGAVPKEYVPGVMKGIEESLPNGVLAGYPVVDLRAVLVDGSYHDVDSSVLAFQIAARGAFREGLRKAGPRLLEPIMRVEVITPEEHLGDVIGDLNSRRGQVNSFGDKPGGLKVVDAFVPLAEMFQYVSTLRGMSKGRASYTMQLAKFDVVPQHIQNQLSAAKEEAAA comes from the exons ATGGCCGCCGAGGCACTCCCGCGGGCCGCCGCGCCGGCGCGCCGGCCGTCCGTGGCCGCCGCTTCCGCctcgcgcctcctcctcggccacCGCCCCTTCCTCGCGCCGTCCGCGTCCCGCTTCGCCGCCGGGCGCGCCGCGGTGGCCGGCCCGGCCGCCagcctccgcccgcgcccgcgcagGCCGCGCCTCTCGGTCGTCGCCATGGCCGGCAATG ATCGCCAAGTGCCTTTGGAGGATTACCGCAATATTGGTATTATGGCTCATATAGATGCTGGGAAAACAACAACTACAGAGCGCATTCTGTATTACACTGGAAGGAACTACAAAATTGGTGAGGTTCATGAGGGAACAGCCACAATGGATTGGATGGAGCAAGAACAGGAGAGAGGAATAACCATTACATCTGCAGCAACAACTGCCGTCTGGGACAAGCATAGAATTAACATTATTGACACTCCTGGGCACGTCGATTTCACTCTTGAGGTTGAACGTGCTCTCAGGGTGTTGGATGGTGCCATATGTCTCTTTGACAGTGTCGCTGGGGTAGAGCCACAATCTGAAACTGTGTGGCGCCAAGCAGATAAGTACGGAGTTCCAAGAATATGTTTTGTAAACAAAATGGATCGCCTTGGAGCTAACTTCTTTAGAACTAGGGACATGATAGTGGCAAATTTGGGTGCAAAACCTTTGGTGATACAGTTGCCGATTGGTTCAGAGGACAATTTCCAAGGAGTTGTTGATCTAATAAGAATGAAGGCTATTGTATGGACAGGGGAGGAACTCGGTGCACAATTTTCATACCAAGACATACCTGCTGATCTCGAAGAGTTGGCTCAAGACTATAGACTTCAGATGATCGAAACTATTGTTGAATTGGATGATGAAGCTATGGAGGGCTATCTAGAAGGAAAGGAACCTGATGAGGCGACTGTGAAGAGATTAATCAGAAAAGGAACAATAGGTGCCAGCTTTGTCCCCATTTTATGTGGTTCAGCCTTCAAAAACAAGGGTGTCCAGCCATTGCTTGATGCTGTTGTTGATTACTTGCCATCACCACTTGACCTGCCACCAATGAAGGGTACTGACCCAGATGACCCGGAATTGATTCTTGAAAGACGTCCAAGTGATGATGAACCATTTTCTGGGTTAGCTTTCAAGATCATGACTGATCCATATGTGGGGTCACTAACGTTTGTCCGCATATACTCAGGGAAGCTGATCGCTGGTTCATACGTTCTCAATTCAAACAAAGATAAGAAGGAAAGAATTGGAAGGCTTCTAGAGATGCATGCAAACAGTAAGGAGGATATAACAGTTGCGGTGACAGGTGACATAGTAGCTCTTGCTGGTCTGAAAGATACTATTACTGGTGAAACACTCTGTGACCCAGATAATCTTGTAGTGCTTGAGCGTATGGAATTTCCTGATCCTGTCATTAAGGTTGCTATTGAACCAAAGACCAAAGCTGATGCTGATAAAATGGCAAATGGACTGATAAAGCTTGCTCAGGAAGATCCATCCTTCCACTTCTCTAGAGACGAGGAAACCAACCAGACAGTTATTGAAGGAATGGGAGAATTACACCTTGACATCATTGTAGACAGATTAAAGAGAGAGTTCAAG GTTGAGGCAAATGTTGGAGCTCCTCAAGTCAACTACCGTGAAAGTATTTCCAAAATTGCAGAGATTCAGTATGTCCACAAAAAGCAGTCTGGTGGTTCAGGGCAGTTTGCAGATATTATTGTGCGGTTTGAACCTATGGAGGCTGGAAGTGGGTATGAATTCAAGAGTGAAATAAAGGGAGGGGCAGTGCCAAAAGAATACGTACCAGGCGTGATGAAGGGGATTGAAGAAAGCTTGCCCAACGGTGTCCTTGCTGGTTACCCAGTTGTGGATCTACGAGCAGTGCTGGTTGATGGTTCCTACCACGATGTTGATTCAAGTGTCCTTGCCTTCCAAATTGCAGCCAGGGGTGCCTTCCGTGAAGGATTGAGGAAAGCTGGCCCACGACTCCTGGAACCTATAATGAGGGTTGAAGTGATTACCCCTGAGGAGCATTTGGGTGATGTTATTGGTGACTTGAACTCTAGAAGAGGACAAGTTAACAGCTTCGGAGATAAGCCAGGTGGACTTAAG GTGGTTGATGCTTTCGTGCCGCTGGCCGAGATGTTCCAGTATGTCAGCACTCTGAGGGGAATGTCCAAGGGGCGCGCGTCATACACAATGCAGCTTGCCAAGTTCGACGTTGTCCCACAGCATATCCAGAACCAGCTTTCTGCGGCAAAAGAGGAAGCTGCTGCTTAA